A window of Malania oleifera isolate guangnan ecotype guangnan chromosome 5, ASM2987363v1, whole genome shotgun sequence contains these coding sequences:
- the LOC131155761 gene encoding polyadenylate-binding protein RBP47-like: MMPATNGGDPNQRQHQWLQAQQQQQQQQQQWLAMQQYPAAAMAMQQQMFYAQQQQQQQQQQQQQYMAYQQQQQQQVPQLQQQQPQKEENKTVWAGDLQHWMDEGYLHTCFAHTGEVMSVKVIRNKQTGQSEGYGFIEFFSHAAAEKVLQSYNGALMPNTEQPFRLNWATFNSGDRRPDTGSDLSIFVGDLASDVTDTILQETFASVYSSVKGAKVVMDSNTGRSKGYGFVRFGDENERSRAMTEMNGMYCSGRAMRIGVATPKKQPGYQQQYSSQALVLAGGYASNGAIAQGTQPDSDSTNTTIFVGGLDAEVTDEDLRQSFSQFGEVVSVKIPVGKGCGFVQFANRSSAEEAMQRLNGTVIGKQTVRLSWGRNPGNKQLRTDHGNQWNGAYYGRQSYNGYGYAVPQQPDPSVYAAAAGYGASSNGYGNPQQQVS, encoded by the exons atgaTGCCGGCGACGAACGGTGGCGATCCGAATCAACGGCAGCATCAGTGGCTGCAGgcgcagcagcagcagcagcagcagcagcagcaatggTTGGCTATGCAGCAGTATCCGGCGGCGGCCATGGCGATGCAGCAGCAAATGTTTTATGCtcagcagcagcaacagcagcagcagcagcagcagcagcagtacaTGGCGTAccaacaacagcagcagcagcaggtgCCGCAGCTACAGCAGCAACAGCCTCAGAAGGAGGAGAACAAGACCGTGTGGGCCGGCGATCTCCAGCATTGGATGGACGAGGGCTACCTGCACACCTGCTTTGCTCATACCGGCGAG GTCATGTCTGTGAAGGTTATCCGCAACAAGCAGACTGGTCAATCAGAAGGATATGGATTCATTGAGTTCTTTTCGCATGCAGCGGCTGAGAAAGTTCTGCAGAGCTATAATGGTGCTTTAATGCCAAATACAGAGCAGCCCTTCCGTCTGAATTGGGCAACCTTTAATTCTGGTGACAGACGTCCAGATACTGGTTCTGATCTATCAATATTTGTAGGAGATTTAGCTTCAGATGTTACTGATACAATTTTGCAGGAAACTTTTGCTAGTGTATATTCATCTGTTAAAGGTGCAAAAGTTGTCATGGATTCAAATACTGGTCGTTCAAAAGGATACGGTTTTGTTAGGTTTGGTGATGAAAATGAGAGGTCAAGGGCCATGACGGAAATGAATGGCATGTATTGCTCTGGTAGGGCCATGCGCATAGGTGTTGCAACCCCTAAGAAACAGCCAGGATATCAACAACAATATTCTTCACAAG cTTTGGTATTGGCTGGTGGATatgcttcaaatggtgccattGCCCAAGGCACTCAACCAGACAGCGATTCAACGAACACAACA ATATTTGTGGGAGGGCTTGATGCTGAAGTTACTGATGAAGATCTCAGGCAGTCCTTTTCTCAGTTTGGTGAGGTTGTCTCAGTAAAAATACCAGTTGGAAAAGGATGTGGTTTTGTACAATTTGCCAACAG AAGCAGTGCCGAAGAAGCAATGCAGAGGTTGAATGGGACCGTTATTGGCAAGCAAACGGTTCGTCTTTCTTGGGGTCGTAATCCAGGAAACAAGCAG TTGAGGACAGATCATGGCAACCAGTGGAACGGAGCGTATTATGGGAGGCAAAGTTACAACGGGTATGGATATGCTGTGCCGCAGCAACCCGATCCAAGTGTTTATGCTGCAGCCGCCGGTTACGGGGCATCTTCAAATGGGTATGGGAATCCCCAACAGCAAGTAAGCTGA